Genomic window (Microbacterium oxydans):
CACGCACGCGGGCCTGTTCCAACCGGGGATCCGCACCGATGTCGTCGTCCGGTTCTCGGCGACGCTCGGGTACCGGGGCAGCCGCGAGGCGTGGCGCGACCTCCGCGGCTTCGCCGTCAAGTTCCTCACCCCGGAGGGCGAGTACGACCTCGTCGGCAACAACTCCCCCGTGTTCTTCCTCCGCGACGAGGCGGCCTTCGCCTCGCTCGTCGTCGCGCAGAAGATGTACACCGACGGCGCGGTCTTCGACTACGACCGGCTCTGGGACTTCTGGACCACGCACCCGGAGTCGGCGCATCAGGTCGCGTGGCTGCTGAGCGATCGCGGGATCCCCCGCTCCTGGCGGCACCAGGACGGATTCGGCTCGCACACGTTCCAGTGGACCAACGCCGAGGGCGAGCGGTTCTGGGTGAAGTACCACCTGCGCACCGACCAGGGCATCGAGAACCTCGCCGAGCACGACGCGGACGCCGTCGACGCCACCGAGGTCGACCATCAGCGGGCGGATCTGCGCGCCGCGATCGACCGCGGCGAGCATCCGTCCTGGACCCTCTCCGTGCAGGTGATGCCCTACGAGGACGCGCGCACCGACGAGTTCAACGCGTTCGACCTGACGAAGGTCTGGCCCAAGGCGGCCTACCCGCTGATCGAGGTCGGTCGCCTCGTGCTCGACCACAACCCCGACGACGAGCTCGCCGAGATCGAGCAGGCCGCGTTCGCACCGTCGAGCTTCGTGCCGGGCATCGGCCCGAGCCCCGACCCGATGCTGCTCTCGCGCATCGACGCGTACTGGCGCTTCCACCGACACCGCGTGCAGGACGGCTTCGCGAGCCGCCCGCCCATCCCCTTCACGGCATCCGTCGAGGGGTGGGACGAGGACCTCGCCCGGCGCGCCCGCACCTGGGACCCCGATGACGACTTCCGCCAGGCCGGCGACCTCGTGCGCCGGGTCCTGGACGACGAGGGACGCGAGCGTCTGCGGGCGACCGTCGTGGCGCAGCTCGCCGAGCTGACCGACCCGGGCCTGCGTGCGCGCGCCCTCGACTTCTGGCGCCGCATCGACGAGGCCGAGGGCGCCGCGATCGCCGCTGCCCTGGGCTGAGCCGGCGCGTCCGCACCGCGGAGAGGACGCGGAGAGGAGATGACCGGGCGCGACCACCCGCTGGTCGCGCCCGGTCCTTCGCAGTCCTAGGCGGCGACGACGTCGCGGAGACTCCGCGTGGTCTCGCCGCGCAGGCTGCGGGCGGCAGCCACGAGGGATGCCGAGTACGGATGCTGAGGATCGCCCAGCACCTCATCGACGGCGCCGGTCTCGACGATGCGTCCGCCGTTGAGCACGGCCACGCGATGCGCGATGCGACGGACGACGGCGAGGTCGTGCGTGATGAAGAGGTAGGACACCCCGGTGCGCTCCTGCAGCTCGACGAGCAGGTCGAGCACGCGTGCCTGCACGCTGACGTCGAGGGCGGAGGTGGGCTCGTCGCACACGACGAGCGGGCTGCGTCCGGCGAAGGCCCTGGCGATCGCCACCCGCTGCTTCT
Coding sequences:
- a CDS encoding catalase encodes the protein MSRTGTAPRRVDRPAADPGPVPVRIRHSKGGGARGHFQTTGDVRAFTHAGLFQPGIRTDVVVRFSATLGYRGSREAWRDLRGFAVKFLTPEGEYDLVGNNSPVFFLRDEAAFASLVVAQKMYTDGAVFDYDRLWDFWTTHPESAHQVAWLLSDRGIPRSWRHQDGFGSHTFQWTNAEGERFWVKYHLRTDQGIENLAEHDADAVDATEVDHQRADLRAAIDRGEHPSWTLSVQVMPYEDARTDEFNAFDLTKVWPKAAYPLIEVGRLVLDHNPDDELAEIEQAAFAPSSFVPGIGPSPDPMLLSRIDAYWRFHRHRVQDGFASRPPIPFTASVEGWDEDLARRARTWDPDDDFRQAGDLVRRVLDDEGRERLRATVVAQLAELTDPGLRARALDFWRRIDEAEGAAIAAALG